From a single Maylandia zebra isolate NMK-2024a linkage group LG3, Mzebra_GT3a, whole genome shotgun sequence genomic region:
- the LOC143416675 gene encoding GTPase IMAP family member 7-like, producing KPVDKGLRIVLVGKTGVGKSSAGNTILGTKAFKSTSSPSSVTTECQKETCQFEGQELAVVDTPGLFDTVKSNNEVVTEIARCILFAAPGPHVFLVVLQSFRFTEEEQTTVKMIQKIFGKEANHYTMVLFTYGDNLEADEFNIEDFIKESKALSDFIRQCHGGYHVFNNRNKEPTQVRELLEKINVMVKVNGGSYYTNEIFKEAYQAIVDEIKQIMRENLSITPAEARKVAEKNNRFSRFFLATCVSICGVGHGVITGVLIGSAVGPVGTAVGAVVGALVGGAAVVVKMGACKIQ from the coding sequence aaaccaGTGGACAAAGGTCTTAGGATTGTGCTAGTTGGGAAAACTGGAGTTGGGAAAAGTTCAGCAGGAAACACCATCTTAGGAACAAAAGCTTTCAAGTCTACATCATCTCCTTCCTCAGTAACAACAGAGTGTCAGAAGGAAACCTGTCAGTTTGAAGGTCAAGAACTGGCTGTAGTCGATACTCCAGGTCTGTTTGACACTGTAAAAAGTAACAATGAGGTGGTGACAGAGATTGCTAGGTGCATCTTATTTGCTGCTCCTGGTCCTCATGTGTTCCTGGTTGTGCTGCAGTCATTCCGATTTACAGAGGAAGAACAAACCACAGTGAAAATGATTCAGAAGATATTTGGCAAGGAAGCAAACCATTACACTATGGTGTTGTTCACTTATGGAGACAATCTGGAGGCAGATGAATTCAACATAGAGGACTTCATTAAAGAAAGTAAAGCTCTCTCTGACTTCATCCGTCAGTGTCATGGAGGATATCATGTttttaacaacagaaacaagGAACCCACTCAGGTCAGAGAGCTGCTGGAAAAGATCAATGTGATGGTTAAGGTCAACGGAGGAAGCTACTATACCAATGAAATATTCAAAGAGGCTTATCAAGCTATTGTAGATGAGATAAAACAAATTATGAGAGAAAATTTATCCATAACTCCTGCAGAGGCAAGAAAAgtggcagaaaaaaacaaccgCTTTAGTCGTTTTTTTCTAGCAACCTGTGTGTCCATTTGTGGAGTGGGTCATGGAGTAATTACAGGAGTACTTATTGGATCTGCGGTGGGACCAGTAGGTACTGCAGTGGGGGCGGTAGTTGGGGCTTTAGTGGGAGGTGCAGCTGTGGTAGTGAAGATGGGGGCCTGCAAAATACAATGA